One Peromyscus maniculatus bairdii isolate BWxNUB_F1_BW_parent chromosome 14, HU_Pman_BW_mat_3.1, whole genome shotgun sequence genomic window carries:
- the Tmed8 gene encoding protein TMED8 isoform X2, translated as MVSPVSKDTTEDLQKAAGASEVRAAGEQELLPAGQAQVHSEMAKYQAPQRPGDMVMIQSEHTGAVDVLSADLESADLLGDHRKVAPPLMAPPCIWTFAKVKEFKSKLGKEKNSRLVVKRGEVVTIRVPTHPEGKRVCWEFATDDYDIGFGVYFDWTPVTSTDITVQVSDSSEDEDEEEEEEEELEEPVPVGDVERGSRSSLRVRYGEVMPVYRRDSHRDVQAGSHDYPGEGIYLLKFDNSYSLLRNKTLYFHVYYTS; from the exons ATGGTATCTCCAGTGAGTAAGGATACCACGGAAGATCTACAGAAAGCGGCTGGTGCTTCAGAGGTTCGGGCTGCGGGGGAGCAGGAGTTGCTGCCAGCAGGCCAGGCTCAGGTACACAGTGAG ATGGCCAAGTACCAAGCTCCACAGCGACCCGGAGACATGGTCATGATCCAGTCTGAGCACACTGGGGCTGTGGATGTCCTTTCAGCGGATTTGGAATCTGCAGATCTTCTGGGGGACCACAGGAAAG TCGCTCCACCTCTCATGGCCCCTCCGTGCATCTGGACCTTTGCCAAAGTGAAGGAATTCAAAAGCAAGCTGGGCAAAGAGAAGAACAGCCGTCTGGTGGTGAAGCGGGGCGAAGTGGTCACCATCCGGGTCCCTACCCATCCCGAGGGAAAGCGCGTCTGCTGGGAGTTCGCCACTGATGACTATGATATTGGCTTTGGAGTTTATTTTGACTGGACCCCGGTCACCAGCACCGATATAACCGTGCAGGTCAGTGATTCGAGCGAGgatgaggatgaagaagaggaagaggaggaagagctcgAAG AACCCGTCCCCGTGGGAGACGTGGAGAGAGGCTCCAGGAGTTCCCTCCGGGTTCGCTACGGGGAGGTCATGCCCGTGTACCGGAGGGACAGCCACCGAGATGTGCAAGCCGGCAGCCATGACTACCCCGGCGAGGGCATCTACCTGCTCAAGTTTGACAACTCCTATTCCCTGTTGCGCAACAAGACTCTCTACTTCCACGTCTACTACACCAGCTGA
- the Tmed8 gene encoding protein TMED8 isoform X1: protein MSDRQAAEGPAFWSPAAGRGSAGGVGDRRGVEGSQAASSEKEDLENTKVNSPLASASDPEPQSSPYRPQMVSPVSKDTTEDLQKAAGASEVRAAGEQELLPAGQAQMAKYQAPQRPGDMVMIQSEHTGAVDVLSADLESADLLGDHRKVAPPLMAPPCIWTFAKVKEFKSKLGKEKNSRLVVKRGEVVTIRVPTHPEGKRVCWEFATDDYDIGFGVYFDWTPVTSTDITVQVSDSSEDEDEEEEEEEELEEPVPVGDVERGSRSSLRVRYGEVMPVYRRDSHRDVQAGSHDYPGEGIYLLKFDNSYSLLRNKTLYFHVYYTS, encoded by the exons ATGTCGGACAGGCAGGCGGCTGAGGGGCCGGCTTTCTGGAGCCCCGCGGCTGGTCGCGGGTCGGCGGGCGGCGTCGGGGACCGACGGGGAGTGGAGGGGAGTCAGGCGGCCTCTTCAG AGAAAGAAGATCTGGAAAACACTAAGGTCAACTCTCCACTGGCTTCTGCCTCTGATCCAGAGCCCCAGTCCTCACCCTACAG GCCACAGATGGTATCTCCAGTGAGTAAGGATACCACGGAAGATCTACAGAAAGCGGCTGGTGCTTCAGAGGTTCGGGCTGCGGGGGAGCAGGAGTTGCTGCCAGCAGGCCAGGCTCAG ATGGCCAAGTACCAAGCTCCACAGCGACCCGGAGACATGGTCATGATCCAGTCTGAGCACACTGGGGCTGTGGATGTCCTTTCAGCGGATTTGGAATCTGCAGATCTTCTGGGGGACCACAGGAAAG TCGCTCCACCTCTCATGGCCCCTCCGTGCATCTGGACCTTTGCCAAAGTGAAGGAATTCAAAAGCAAGCTGGGCAAAGAGAAGAACAGCCGTCTGGTGGTGAAGCGGGGCGAAGTGGTCACCATCCGGGTCCCTACCCATCCCGAGGGAAAGCGCGTCTGCTGGGAGTTCGCCACTGATGACTATGATATTGGCTTTGGAGTTTATTTTGACTGGACCCCGGTCACCAGCACCGATATAACCGTGCAGGTCAGTGATTCGAGCGAGgatgaggatgaagaagaggaagaggaggaagagctcgAAG AACCCGTCCCCGTGGGAGACGTGGAGAGAGGCTCCAGGAGTTCCCTCCGGGTTCGCTACGGGGAGGTCATGCCCGTGTACCGGAGGGACAGCCACCGAGATGTGCAAGCCGGCAGCCATGACTACCCCGGCGAGGGCATCTACCTGCTCAAGTTTGACAACTCCTATTCCCTGTTGCGCAACAAGACTCTCTACTTCCACGTCTACTACACCAGCTGA
- the Tmed8 gene encoding protein TMED8 isoform X3: protein MSDRQAAEGPAFWSPAAGRGSAGGVGDRRGVEGSQAASSEKEDLENTKVNSPLASASDPEPQSSPYRPQMVSPVSKDTTEDLQKAAGASEVRAAGEQELLPAGQAQVHSEMAKYQAPQRPGDMVMIQSEHTGAVDVLSADLESADLLGDHRKVAPPLMAPPCIWTFAKVKEFKSKLGKEKNSRLVVKRGEVVTIRVPTHPEGKRVCWEFATDDYDIGFGVYFDWTPVTSTDITVQVSDSSEDEDEEEEEEEELEEPVPVGDVERGSRSSLRVRYGEVMPVYRRDSHRDVQAGSHDYPGEGIYLLKFDNSYSLLRNKTLYFHVYYTS, encoded by the exons ATGTCGGACAGGCAGGCGGCTGAGGGGCCGGCTTTCTGGAGCCCCGCGGCTGGTCGCGGGTCGGCGGGCGGCGTCGGGGACCGACGGGGAGTGGAGGGGAGTCAGGCGGCCTCTTCAG AGAAAGAAGATCTGGAAAACACTAAGGTCAACTCTCCACTGGCTTCTGCCTCTGATCCAGAGCCCCAGTCCTCACCCTACAG GCCACAGATGGTATCTCCAGTGAGTAAGGATACCACGGAAGATCTACAGAAAGCGGCTGGTGCTTCAGAGGTTCGGGCTGCGGGGGAGCAGGAGTTGCTGCCAGCAGGCCAGGCTCAGGTACACAGTGAG ATGGCCAAGTACCAAGCTCCACAGCGACCCGGAGACATGGTCATGATCCAGTCTGAGCACACTGGGGCTGTGGATGTCCTTTCAGCGGATTTGGAATCTGCAGATCTTCTGGGGGACCACAGGAAAG TCGCTCCACCTCTCATGGCCCCTCCGTGCATCTGGACCTTTGCCAAAGTGAAGGAATTCAAAAGCAAGCTGGGCAAAGAGAAGAACAGCCGTCTGGTGGTGAAGCGGGGCGAAGTGGTCACCATCCGGGTCCCTACCCATCCCGAGGGAAAGCGCGTCTGCTGGGAGTTCGCCACTGATGACTATGATATTGGCTTTGGAGTTTATTTTGACTGGACCCCGGTCACCAGCACCGATATAACCGTGCAGGTCAGTGATTCGAGCGAGgatgaggatgaagaagaggaagaggaggaagagctcgAAG AACCCGTCCCCGTGGGAGACGTGGAGAGAGGCTCCAGGAGTTCCCTCCGGGTTCGCTACGGGGAGGTCATGCCCGTGTACCGGAGGGACAGCCACCGAGATGTGCAAGCCGGCAGCCATGACTACCCCGGCGAGGGCATCTACCTGCTCAAGTTTGACAACTCCTATTCCCTGTTGCGCAACAAGACTCTCTACTTCCACGTCTACTACACCAGCTGA